One region of Duncaniella freteri genomic DNA includes:
- a CDS encoding TonB-dependent receptor, translated as MKKLSIFIAIMLLSLQSVCAQNIFKAKIIDGDCGETLIGATAILQGSNKGAMSDAEGIVTITGIPDGTHTIIFSCTGFETERKKFTFPLQSPDKTVIISLEEEENELEEVVVTATRGTRTFNDLPTRVEFIGSEELEEKSLMKPGDIRMLLSESTGIQTQQTSAISGNSLIKIQGLDGKYTQILKDGFPVFSGAAAGLGLLQTPPLDLKQVEIIKGSSSTLYGGGAIAGLVNLVSKTPEEKRDFQVQLNGTTAKGLDVNTFYSQRFNKAGTTVFASYNRNWAYDPSDVGFTAIPEFDRFTLNPTIFLYPSENTIASLGIEAMIEDRLGGDIHYIKHGHTSDHPYFEKNSSQRYSSRLNVKHKLNGNSSLNVKNSVTLFRRRLEIPDYRFKGDQWSSFSELSYINTREKCEWIAGANAWTEHFDEKQLTSIPARDFSLNTFGAFVQNTVNISENMVIESGLRGDYVHDYGFAILPRISALYRFNNKFSTRIGGGFGYKPPSIFSEESERLQYENVLPIDKEFNKLERSYGANLDFNYRTSIADGRVLFTVNQLFFYTYLRHPLELKKESDGLYRFYNIAGNMNSKGAETNVKVMYSDFSLFLGYTYTDARIKENGMNHRKTLTPKHRLNSMLMYEVEDSWRIGYELYYVGEQHLTDGLMGKDYVTMGFMIQKIWDKFSIYANFENFTDRRQTRFDTIYTGSISNPEFRDIYAPLDGFVANAGIILKF; from the coding sequence ATGAAAAAACTATCTATATTCATAGCGATAATGCTTTTATCGCTACAGTCAGTCTGTGCACAAAACATATTCAAAGCCAAAATCATCGACGGAGATTGTGGCGAAACCCTTATCGGAGCCACAGCCATCCTGCAAGGCAGCAACAAAGGGGCAATGTCCGATGCAGAAGGGATTGTAACCATCACAGGTATCCCTGACGGCACACACACCATCATATTCTCATGCACCGGATTCGAGACTGAACGAAAAAAATTCACATTCCCGCTTCAATCACCCGACAAAACTGTCATAATATCCTTGGAAGAGGAAGAAAACGAGCTTGAAGAGGTGGTGGTAACAGCCACTCGCGGCACACGCACATTCAATGACCTCCCTACACGCGTGGAGTTCATCGGCTCAGAGGAACTGGAAGAAAAGAGCCTCATGAAACCTGGCGACATCCGTATGCTCCTCAGCGAAAGCACCGGCATACAGACCCAACAGACATCGGCTATATCGGGCAACTCCCTCATAAAGATACAGGGACTTGACGGGAAATACACTCAGATACTGAAAGACGGATTTCCGGTCTTCTCGGGCGCGGCTGCCGGTCTGGGGCTTTTACAGACACCTCCGCTTGATCTCAAACAGGTTGAGATTATCAAAGGCTCATCAAGTACGCTTTATGGCGGCGGAGCCATAGCAGGTCTTGTCAATCTTGTGTCAAAGACCCCTGAAGAAAAGCGTGATTTCCAGGTTCAGCTCAACGGCACCACAGCTAAAGGGCTTGATGTGAACACATTCTACTCTCAACGTTTCAACAAAGCAGGCACCACAGTCTTTGCCTCCTACAACCGCAACTGGGCATATGACCCATCCGATGTAGGATTTACCGCCATACCTGAATTTGACCGGTTCACACTCAATCCCACCATATTCCTCTACCCAAGCGAAAACACCATCGCAAGCCTCGGCATAGAAGCTATGATCGAGGACCGTCTGGGAGGCGACATACACTACATAAAGCACGGTCACACCTCCGACCATCCGTATTTCGAGAAAAACAGCTCCCAACGCTACTCCTCACGACTGAATGTAAAACACAAGCTAAATGGCAACAGCAGTCTCAATGTAAAGAACAGTGTGACATTGTTCCGCCGCAGATTAGAGATCCCTGACTACCGCTTCAAAGGCGACCAGTGGTCATCATTCAGCGAATTGTCATACATCAACACCCGAGAGAAATGCGAATGGATTGCCGGAGCCAACGCCTGGACCGAACACTTCGATGAAAAGCAGCTCACATCCATCCCTGCCAGGGACTTCAGCCTGAACACTTTCGGAGCCTTCGTTCAGAACACCGTCAACATCAGCGAAAACATGGTAATTGAAAGCGGCTTGCGCGGAGATTACGTTCACGACTACGGCTTTGCAATACTGCCACGCATATCAGCCCTATACAGGTTCAACAATAAGTTCTCCACACGCATAGGCGGAGGATTCGGCTACAAGCCACCGTCAATATTCTCGGAAGAGAGCGAAAGGCTGCAATATGAGAACGTGCTCCCTATCGACAAGGAATTCAATAAGCTCGAACGTAGCTACGGAGCCAACCTTGATTTCAACTACCGCACCTCCATAGCCGACGGACGTGTACTATTCACTGTGAATCAGCTCTTCTTCTATACCTATCTCCGTCACCCGCTCGAACTCAAAAAAGAGTCCGACGGCCTGTACCGTTTCTACAACATCGCAGGCAACATGAACAGCAAAGGTGCTGAGACTAACGTAAAAGTGATGTACTCTGATTTCAGTCTCTTTCTCGGATACACCTACACCGATGCCAGGATAAAGGAAAACGGCATGAACCACAGGAAAACCCTCACTCCGAAACATCGCCTGAACTCTATGCTGATGTATGAGGTAGAGGACAGCTGGAGGATAGGATATGAGCTGTACTATGTCGGCGAGCAGCATCTCACTGACGGATTGATGGGAAAGGACTATGTGACGATGGGGTTCATGATACAGAAGATTTGGGATAAATTCTCTATATACGCCAACTTCGAGAACTTCACCGACCGCAGACAGACCCGCTTTGACACCATATATACAGGAAGCATCAGCAATCCCGAATTCCGTGACATATACGCCCCCCTTGACGGATTCGTTGCAAATGCCGGAATCATCCTCAAATTCTGA
- a CDS encoding carbohydrate kinase family protein, translated as MNEKFENSPALIVGIGELLWDVLPDGKKIGGAPCNFAYHVSQFGLPAIGVSAVGNDDLGEELKAAVLARDIECNIAEVDYPTGTVQVSLDAAGVPCYDIKEGAAWDNIPFTDALRDIASVTRAVSFGSLAQRSEVSRATIKAFLDAMPDGDGQYKVFDINLRLSFYTPQVISDSLARCNVLKINDEELEVVSGMLGISGGSQQERCIALLEKYGLRTLILTCGVNGSYVFTGKEVSFVETPRVDVVDTVGAGDSFTGAFVAGMLSGMPLREAHRLAVDTSAYVCSCAGAMPKLPDSLVGRVPRL; from the coding sequence ATGAATGAAAAATTTGAGAATTCTCCGGCACTGATAGTCGGTATCGGGGAGTTGCTGTGGGATGTTCTGCCTGACGGAAAGAAGATAGGTGGTGCGCCATGTAACTTTGCTTATCATGTGTCGCAGTTCGGGCTGCCAGCCATTGGGGTGAGTGCAGTAGGCAATGATGATCTGGGCGAGGAGCTTAAAGCTGCGGTCCTGGCAAGGGATATAGAATGTAATATTGCGGAAGTGGACTATCCCACCGGCACGGTACAGGTGAGCCTTGACGCTGCCGGTGTGCCTTGCTATGATATAAAGGAGGGTGCTGCCTGGGATAATATACCGTTTACTGATGCGCTCCGTGACATTGCGTCGGTGACGCGTGCTGTGAGTTTCGGCTCCCTGGCTCAGCGCAGCGAGGTGTCGCGTGCTACCATAAAGGCATTCCTGGACGCCATGCCTGACGGAGACGGACAATATAAGGTGTTTGACATAAACCTGCGGCTCAGTTTCTATACACCGCAGGTGATATCCGATTCTCTTGCACGCTGCAATGTGCTCAAGATTAATGATGAGGAACTTGAGGTGGTGAGCGGGATGCTCGGCATCAGCGGTGGCAGCCAGCAGGAAAGATGCATTGCATTGCTTGAGAAATATGGACTCAGGACATTGATTCTCACATGCGGAGTGAACGGCAGCTATGTGTTCACCGGTAAGGAGGTGTCGTTTGTGGAGACACCACGTGTGGATGTCGTTGATACCGTAGGTGCCGGCGACTCATTCACAGGGGCGTTTGTGGCAGGAATGCTGAGCGGAATGCCACTGAGAGAAGCCCACAGGCTTGCAGTAGACACATCGGCATATGTGTGCTCGTGTGCAGGTGCCATGCCGAAACTTCCTGACAGCCTTGTAGGAAGGGTGCCGAGGTTATAG
- the mfd gene encoding transcription-repair coupling factor — translation MTLQELSEKILSSPRGEALRKALGSRTRIISVYNLAGSAPAMMLGAMPARKAPTVVVADSLDDAGYIYHDLTRIIGEEKVAMFPSGYKRDIKYGQVDPPSQILRTEALNRWHLDSAPQYVVTYPEALAEKVASRRTIDEHTIHLVSGGEYDLTDIIKWLRGNGFSEVDYVYEPGQFASRGSILDIFGYSNELPLRIDFFGDEIDSIRLFNIETQLSEQKLNEVSITSGIASESSSGGSLLDYIDSSTLFVVRDADYTVSRIRAIAGEDFSQSALIAGEGDSAAMNQVVDADEFSRQFAGFRQLRFTSGARPDTEAGASIDFGCSPQIIYHKNFDLIADSFTQFINDGYTIYILSDSEKQIERLNAIFADRGNSTISFSPVLPTLHEGFSDKGLRMCVFTDHQIFDRFHKYTLKSDRARSGKLALSLKELSAIEPGDYIVHVDHGVGRFAGLLRTNVNGRTQEMIKLVYANDDIIFVSIHALHKLAKYRGKEGVPPKINKLGTGAWNKLKERTKSKLKDIARDLIRLYAARKEEQGHAFAPDSYLQQELEASFIYEDTPDQLTATRAVKADMESPKPMDRLICGDVGFGKTEVAIRAAFKAAVDGKQTAVLVPTTVLAYQHFRTFSERLKELPVRVDYLSRARTAKQVKEIVSNLAEGKIDILIGTHKIIGKEVRFKDLGLLIIDEEQKFGVAVKEKLKQLKTNVDTLTMSATPIPRTLQFSLMGARDLSSINTPPPNRYPIITSVNAGNDDIISEAVNFELSRNGQVFIVNNRIEGLYDLEAQVKRLVPDARVIVGHGQLPPEQLEKVIIDFANHDYDVLIATTIIESGIDMPNVNTIIVNNAQNFGLSELHQLRGRVGRSNRKAFCYLLVPPHIPLTPVARRRLQAIESFSELGSGIHIAMQDLDIRGAGNLLGAEQSGFIADLGYETYQKILKEAVTELRTQEFAGLDKAETLESADEEYVADCVIESDMELLLPADYVPTESERIALYQELDGIERESDLMAFRSRLTDRFGNIPDVTLELLRIPRLRRLARRLGIEKVALKQGKMFTYFVDDSNKAYYQSDMFGRLIGYLTSHPRRVQIRDRNERKSFAFLNVPSVETAVAILQEVIGEEKAT, via the coding sequence ATGACCCTCCAGGAACTCAGCGAAAAAATCCTTTCCTCACCTCGCGGCGAAGCCCTCAGGAAAGCCCTCGGCAGCCGCACCAGGATAATCTCGGTATACAATCTTGCCGGGTCAGCTCCCGCTATGATGCTCGGAGCCATGCCTGCCCGCAAAGCTCCCACTGTTGTCGTGGCTGACTCGCTCGACGATGCCGGCTATATCTATCACGACCTAACGAGAATAATAGGCGAAGAAAAGGTGGCTATGTTCCCGTCGGGCTACAAGCGTGACATAAAGTACGGACAGGTCGACCCTCCCTCACAGATACTCCGCACCGAAGCTCTCAACCGCTGGCACTTGGACTCAGCACCTCAATATGTGGTCACATATCCCGAGGCGTTGGCTGAGAAGGTCGCATCGCGCAGGACCATCGACGAGCACACCATCCACCTTGTCTCGGGAGGGGAATATGACCTCACAGACATCATAAAATGGCTGAGAGGCAACGGTTTTTCCGAAGTGGACTATGTGTATGAGCCTGGACAGTTTGCCTCCCGAGGCTCCATTCTCGACATATTCGGCTACAGCAATGAACTCCCGCTTCGCATCGACTTCTTCGGTGACGAAATTGACTCTATCCGTCTCTTCAATATCGAGACACAGCTATCGGAGCAGAAACTTAACGAGGTATCGATCACCTCGGGCATAGCCTCGGAAAGCTCGTCGGGCGGATCATTGCTTGACTACATCGACAGTTCGACACTGTTTGTGGTGCGCGATGCCGACTATACTGTGAGCCGCATACGTGCCATCGCAGGCGAAGACTTCTCACAAAGCGCACTTATAGCAGGCGAAGGTGACTCTGCGGCTATGAACCAGGTGGTCGACGCCGATGAGTTCAGCCGTCAGTTTGCAGGATTCCGTCAGCTGCGATTCACATCCGGAGCCCGCCCCGACACCGAGGCAGGAGCAAGCATCGACTTCGGATGCTCTCCCCAGATTATCTACCACAAGAACTTCGACCTCATAGCCGACTCCTTCACACAATTCATAAATGACGGCTACACTATATATATACTAAGCGACAGCGAGAAACAGATCGAACGTCTCAATGCAATATTTGCCGACCGGGGCAACTCCACCATATCATTCTCCCCTGTCCTGCCCACATTACATGAAGGGTTCAGCGACAAGGGGCTCAGGATGTGCGTGTTCACGGACCATCAGATATTCGACCGTTTCCACAAGTACACACTTAAAAGTGACCGCGCCCGCTCGGGCAAGCTCGCTCTGTCGCTCAAAGAACTGAGTGCGATAGAGCCGGGCGACTACATAGTGCATGTCGACCACGGCGTGGGCCGATTCGCCGGACTCCTACGCACAAATGTCAACGGACGCACACAGGAGATGATAAAGCTCGTATATGCCAACGACGACATAATCTTCGTATCCATACACGCGCTGCACAAGCTTGCCAAATACCGTGGCAAGGAGGGTGTGCCCCCTAAAATCAACAAACTCGGCACCGGGGCATGGAACAAGCTGAAAGAACGGACCAAAAGCAAGCTGAAGGACATAGCCCGCGACCTCATCCGGCTCTATGCCGCACGAAAAGAGGAGCAAGGGCATGCTTTCGCCCCTGACAGCTACCTGCAACAAGAGCTTGAGGCCTCATTCATCTACGAAGACACCCCTGACCAGCTGACTGCCACCAGAGCCGTGAAAGCCGATATGGAGAGCCCGAAACCCATGGACCGTCTCATATGCGGCGATGTTGGATTCGGAAAGACCGAAGTGGCTATACGAGCCGCATTCAAGGCTGCGGTCGACGGCAAGCAGACCGCAGTGCTCGTCCCCACAACCGTACTTGCCTATCAGCATTTCCGGACATTCTCCGAACGGCTCAAGGAACTGCCTGTGCGAGTGGACTACCTGTCACGCGCACGCACAGCCAAACAGGTCAAAGAGATAGTAAGCAATCTCGCCGAAGGAAAGATCGATATACTGATAGGCACCCACAAGATAATAGGCAAGGAGGTGCGGTTCAAAGATCTCGGGCTCCTTATTATCGACGAGGAGCAGAAATTTGGCGTTGCCGTAAAAGAGAAACTCAAGCAGCTAAAGACAAATGTCGACACCCTCACCATGAGTGCGACACCGATTCCACGCACTCTACAATTCTCCCTGATGGGTGCCCGCGACCTATCATCCATCAACACCCCTCCTCCCAACCGGTATCCGATCATCACCTCGGTCAACGCCGGGAACGACGACATCATAAGCGAGGCTGTCAACTTCGAGCTGTCACGCAACGGACAGGTGTTCATAGTCAACAACCGCATCGAAGGGCTCTACGATCTCGAAGCACAGGTGAAACGCCTCGTGCCTGATGCTCGTGTAATAGTGGGACACGGACAGCTCCCCCCCGAGCAGCTTGAGAAGGTCATCATCGACTTCGCCAACCATGACTATGATGTGCTCATAGCCACCACTATAATAGAGAGCGGCATAGACATGCCAAACGTCAACACCATAATAGTCAACAACGCTCAGAACTTCGGACTATCCGAGCTCCATCAGCTGCGAGGACGTGTAGGGCGCAGCAACCGCAAGGCTTTCTGCTATCTGCTTGTGCCGCCTCATATACCACTCACACCTGTAGCCCGACGTCGCCTCCAGGCGATAGAAAGCTTCAGCGAACTTGGGAGCGGCATCCACATAGCCATGCAGGACCTTGATATCCGCGGTGCGGGCAACCTGCTTGGCGCGGAGCAAAGCGGCTTCATTGCCGACCTCGGATATGAAACCTACCAGAAGATTCTCAAGGAAGCTGTGACAGAGCTCCGCACACAGGAGTTTGCAGGGCTCGACAAGGCTGAGACTTTGGAGAGCGCGGATGAGGAATATGTAGCCGACTGCGTGATAGAAAGCGACATGGAACTCCTCCTGCCTGCCGATTATGTGCCGACAGAAAGCGAGCGTATAGCACTCTATCAGGAACTCGACGGCATAGAGCGTGAGAGCGACCTGATGGCATTCCGCTCACGCCTCACCGACCGCTTCGGCAACATTCCTGACGTGACTCTCGAACTGCTCCGCATACCGCGTCTACGCAGGCTCGCACGCCGCCTCGGCATCGAGAAAGTGGCTCTGAAACAAGGAAAGATGTTCACCTATTTTGTTGACGACAGCAACAAGGCATACTATCAGAGCGACATGTTCGGACGCCTCATAGGCTACCTCACTTCCCATCCGCGACGTGTGCAGATACGCGACAGGAATGAGCGGAAGTCGTTCGCTTTCCTAAATGTCCCTTCCGTAGAGACCGCAGTCGCAATCCTACAGGAAGTGATCGGAGAGGAAAAAGCTACCTGA
- a CDS encoding YifB family Mg chelatase-like AAA ATPase gives MLIKTYGAAVQGIDAIIVTIEVASDKGVSFSLVGMADTAVRESHERVVSAMTQCGFSWPRRRIVVNLSPADVRKEGAAYDLPIAIGILAATEQIRCSHPLESYMIMGELSLDGSVLPIRGALPMAIKARELGFKGMIVPKANVSEAAVVNNLDVYGVSSLSEVIDFFTGKSSLAPTVVNTRQEFTRSSGIFDCDFSEVKGQKPVKRAFEVACAGGHNILLVGPPGSGKSMMAKRLPTILPPLTLSEALETTKIHSVAGRLKSGSRLMTSRPYRSPHHTISPVALVGGGSNPVPGEISLAHNGVLFMDEFPEFSRQVLEVMRQPLEDRHITISRAKYTIDYPTGFMLVASMNPCPCGYYNHPTKECTCSPGAVQKYLNRISGPLLDRIDLQVEIFPVPFDSLIDKNPAETSADIRDRVIRARLLQDHRFSLERHIHCNAQMTHRLLSVHTTLDGECTRLLRDTMTRLDMSARAYDRILKVARTIADLDYATREHFDPTDTKSISEAASSPILSDHLYEALAYRSLDRGSWGKTSGL, from the coding sequence ATGCTTATCAAGACCTACGGAGCCGCCGTGCAAGGCATAGACGCCATAATCGTAACCATCGAAGTAGCGTCCGACAAAGGGGTGTCATTCTCGCTCGTCGGGATGGCGGACACAGCCGTCAGGGAGAGCCACGAGCGTGTGGTATCGGCAATGACTCAATGCGGCTTCTCCTGGCCGCGCCGACGCATAGTGGTCAACCTGTCACCGGCAGATGTGCGCAAAGAGGGTGCCGCCTACGACCTTCCCATCGCCATAGGCATACTTGCAGCCACCGAGCAGATAAGATGCTCCCACCCGCTGGAAAGTTACATGATAATGGGGGAATTGTCACTGGACGGCTCTGTGCTACCAATACGCGGTGCGCTACCCATGGCAATCAAGGCACGTGAACTCGGCTTCAAAGGGATGATAGTCCCTAAGGCAAATGTATCGGAAGCTGCTGTAGTAAACAACCTGGATGTCTACGGCGTGAGCTCCCTATCGGAAGTCATAGATTTTTTCACAGGGAAATCCTCATTGGCTCCGACAGTCGTGAACACACGGCAGGAATTCACCCGCTCGTCCGGAATATTCGACTGCGATTTCTCCGAGGTAAAGGGACAGAAGCCAGTGAAACGTGCTTTTGAGGTAGCCTGTGCCGGCGGACACAACATACTGCTTGTCGGACCTCCCGGGTCAGGCAAATCAATGATGGCAAAACGGCTGCCTACCATACTGCCGCCACTCACTCTCTCCGAGGCTCTTGAGACCACCAAGATACACTCTGTGGCTGGACGTCTCAAAAGCGGTTCGCGGCTCATGACATCACGCCCTTACCGGTCGCCACATCACACCATATCACCTGTAGCACTCGTCGGCGGAGGGAGCAACCCTGTACCCGGCGAAATCTCACTCGCTCATAACGGCGTGCTGTTCATGGACGAATTCCCTGAATTTTCCCGACAGGTCCTCGAAGTGATGCGGCAGCCATTGGAGGACAGGCACATAACCATATCACGCGCCAAATACACTATCGACTACCCGACCGGATTTATGCTTGTCGCATCCATGAATCCATGTCCGTGCGGCTACTACAACCACCCCACAAAGGAGTGCACATGCTCCCCTGGAGCGGTGCAGAAGTACCTCAACCGCATATCCGGGCCACTGCTTGACCGCATTGACTTACAGGTGGAGATCTTTCCAGTGCCGTTTGACAGCCTTATCGACAAGAACCCAGCGGAGACAAGTGCCGACATAAGGGACCGCGTTATTAGAGCACGACTGCTCCAGGACCATAGATTCTCCCTTGAGAGGCATATCCACTGCAATGCCCAGATGACCCATCGTCTGCTCTCAGTCCACACCACACTCGACGGGGAGTGCACACGGCTGCTAAGGGATACAATGACCCGCCTCGACATGTCGGCGCGAGCCTACGACCGCATCCTGAAAGTGGCACGTACCATAGCCGACCTTGACTATGCCACGCGGGAACACTTTGACCCGACCGACACCAAAAGCATATCGGAGGCAGCCTCATCACCGATCCTCAGCGATCATCTTTACGAAGCCCTCGCCTACCGCTCTCTCGACCGTGGCTCTTGGGGAAAGACCTCTGGTCTATAA